In one Rutidosis leptorrhynchoides isolate AG116_Rl617_1_P2 chromosome 8, CSIRO_AGI_Rlap_v1, whole genome shotgun sequence genomic region, the following are encoded:
- the LOC139864304 gene encoding uncharacterized protein: MYADTAERIRAINIVGPFPKGDGNAEYLVVAINFFTKLVETKPLRTITSKRIRDFFWESIVYRFGITNEIVSHNGRQYEGNPFRSWCQDLNIKQNFTSVAHPQANSQCEVKTEILCTLSKKRLGMKRKGWVDELPKVLWAHRTTHKNSTGETPFSLVYGSEVVI, encoded by the exons ATGTATGCTGACACAGCCGAAAGGATAAGA GCTATTAATATAGTGGGACCTTTCCCAAAAGGTGATGGGAATGCAGAGTATTTGGTGGTCGCTATCAACTTCTTCACCAAATTGGTAGAAACGAAGCCCCTGCGCACCATAACAAGTAAGCGGATCAGAGACTTTTTCTGGGAAAGCATTGTATATAGGTTTGGGATAACTAACGAAATTGTCAGCCACAATGGTAGGCAATACGAAGGCAACCCCTTCCGTAGCTGGTGTCAAGACTTGAACATCAAGCAGAATTTCACCTCCGTTGCGCACCCTCAGGCTAACAGTCAATGTGAGGTTAAAACCGAGATATTGTGCACGCTATCAAAAAAAAGGCTGGGAATGAAGCGTAAAGGATGGGTGGATGAATTGCCCAAAGTCTTGTGGGCACACAGAACAACGCACAAGAACAGCACGGGAGAAACGCCGTTTAGCTTGGTATACGGCTCTGAAGTGGTAATATGA